The following coding sequences lie in one Apium graveolens cultivar Ventura chromosome 1, ASM990537v1, whole genome shotgun sequence genomic window:
- the LOC141703653 gene encoding uncharacterized protein LOC141703653: protein MSATAGSSTATLLDVNHPYYLHPSDNPGMILTTVILDENKYNQWHRSIEIYLSSKLKLGFVDGTYAQPASNIPLSVYWTRCNNMVTSWLLNSVTANIRNSSLGISAYFTQFKTIHDELQCLTSTPRCICAKCTCIVNAKLDAHEDSIQLTQFLMGLNDSYNGIRGQILLMQPLPTLSQCYSILLQDENQRGISGSSVTTESMAMQVKSRFQGKPFKKNTADTPVYCEYCHITGHVKDKCFCLHGYPVWHKMHGKPKPKPKHLASRTTIAAQSQTQENASNRVSATECAVQNTAQFQFSIGQCKQLIQMLQNSMRATTSQDGSPYSSVNSTQFADTGATDHVTPYKHLLQDIIVCTSQSLHLPNGITAEITHKGSIAPTLMRDLEIGKAANGLYILNSAQLHPLASSVVLSSTSTDLWHARTGHVSPSILRLLPFSCKSSLSHECDSCHFSKQIRNPFPSSDSCSEHVFDLVQVDLWGPYKVKTNGNCTYFLTLVDDKSRATWLFLLSDKSVVHTLLSEFVITINNQFNVIVKSFRSDNGTEFVNHKVQSLFTSYGIIHQTTCTYSPQQNGIVERKHRHLLNVARALRFHASLLISLWGDCVLTACYLINRTPTPVLKGLTPYEVLFHKKPDYSNLRVFGCLCYATVVPQSADKFAPRCVKGVFLGYPYAKKDYKILNLNTKQVCISRDVQFVENQFPFQNIVVSAPSTIFINTSSSFDLDPLTVLDNSNYDQCFSTEESETVPALSGTDDITSNNSLDIDSSSSTQPIVVSQPSVRPHRSRQLPAKFQDFVGLPDTLLPPSKSSHAIANTLSYSQFTPPYNAFLANITKVPEPHTFTKASQSPEWCTAMNIELATLETNKTWAVVPLPPNK, encoded by the exons CTTGATGAGAATAAATACAATCAATGGCATAGATCTATAGAGATTTATTTGTCTTCAAAGTTAAAGCTAGGTTTTGTAGATGGCACATATGCTCAACCTGCATCTAACATACCTCTGAGTGTTTACTGGACACGATGCAACAATATGGTTACTTCCTGGTTGTTGAACTCAGTTACAGCTAATATTCGCAATA GTTCTCTCGGCATCTCTGCTTACTTTACACAATTTAAGACAATTCATGATGAATTGCAATGTCTTACATCTACTCCTAGATGTATTTGTGCTAAATGCACTTGTATTGTTAATGCTAAGTTGGATGCACATGAGGATTCTATACAGCTTACTCAGTTTCTCATGGGTCTCAATGATAGTTATAATGGAATACGAGGCCAGATTCTGCTTATGCAACCTTTACCTACTCTAAGTCAGTGTTACTCAATACTATTGCAAGATGAAAATCAAAGAGGTATCAGTGGATCATCAGTTACCACTGAATCTATGGCTATGCAAGTAAAGAGCAGGTTTCAGGGCAAACCTTTCAAGAAAAATACAGCTGATACTCCAGTGTATTGTGAATATTGTCATATAACTGGGCATGTTAAGGATAAGTGTTTCTGTCTGCATGGTTATCCTGTTTGGCACAAGATGCATGGTAAACCAAAGCCTAAACCTAAGCATCTGGCATCAAGAACTACAATTGCTGCTCAATCTCAAACTCAAGAGAATGCTTCAAATAGAGTCTCTGCCACTGAATGTGCTGTCCAGAATACAGCACAGTTTCAGTTTTCTATAGGTCAATGTAAACAGTTAATCCAGATGCTGCAGAATTCTATGAGAGCTACTACTAGTCAAGATGGGAGTCCTTATTCTTCTGTGAACAGTACCCAGTTTGCAG ATACTGGTGCAACTGATCATGTTACACCATATAAACACTTACTTCAAGATATTATTGTCTGCACTTCGCAATCACTTCACTTACCTAATGGTATTACAGCTGAGATTACTCATAAAGGTTCTATA GCCCCTACCTTGATGAGGGACCTAGAGATTGGTAAAGCTGCTAATGGGCTCTATATTCTCAACAGTGCTCAGCTTCACCCTCTTGCTTCATCTGTTGTGCTTTCATCTACTTCTACAGATCTCTGGCATGCCAGAACTGGTCATGTTTCTCCTTCTATTCTTAGACTGCTTCCTTTTTCTTGTAAATCTAGCTTGTCACATGAATGTGACAGTTGTCATTTTTCTAAACAAATAAGAAACCCATTTCCTTCTAGTGATTCTTGTAGTGAACATGTGTTTGATCTTGTTCAGGTGGATCTGTGGGGACCTTACAAGGTCAAAACAAATGGTAACTGTACTTACTTTTTAACTCTGGTTGATGACAAATCCAGGGCTACTTGGTTATTCTTGTTATCTGATAAATCAGTTGTTCACACACTGTTGTCTGAATTTGTTATAACCATCAACAATCAGTTTAATGTGATTGTCAAGTCATTTAGATCTGACAATGGGACAGAATTTGTTAATCATAAAGTTCAGTCTTTGTTTACCTCATACGGAATTATTCATCAGACTACATGTACCTATTCACCTCAACAGAATGGTATTGTTGAACGAAAACATAGGCATCTTTTAAATGTAGCCAGAGCATTGAGATTTCATGCTTCTCTTCTGATATCACTTTGGGGCGATTGTGTTCTTACAGCCTGTTATCTAATCAATAGAACTCCAACTCCAGTTCTTAAAGGATTAACCCCTTATGAGGTTCTATTTCACAAGAAACCTGATTATAGTAATTTGAGAGTCTTTGGATGTTTGTGCTATGCTACTGTGGTTCCTCAATCTGCTGACAAGTTTGCTCCTAGATGTGTCAAAGGGGTCTTTCTTGGATATCCATATGCCAAAAAGGattataaaattttgaatttaaatacaAAACAAGTATGTATTTCCAGAGATGTTCAGTTTGTTGAAAATCAATTTCCATTTCAAAATATAGTTGTTTCTGCACCCTCTACTATTTTCATCAATACATCTTCTTCATTTGATTTAGATCCTCTAACTGTGTTGGATAATTCAAACTATGATCAGTGTTTCTCCACAGAAGAGTCTGAAACTGTCCCAGCATTGTCTGGTACAGATGATATCACTAGTAATAATTCTCTAGACATAGACTCTTCTTCCTCTACTCAGCCTATTGTTGTTTCACAACCTTCTGTCAGGCCTCACAGATCTCGACAACTTCCTGCTAAATTTCAAGATTTTGTTGGCTTACCTGACACGCTTCTTCCTCCATCTAAATCCAGTCATGCCATTGCTAATACATTGTCTTATTCTCAGTTTACACCACCCTATAATGCTTTTCTTGCCAACATTACTAAAGTTCCTGAACCTCATACCTTTACTAAAGCCTCTCAATCTCCTGAATGGTGCACTGCAATGAACATTGAACTTGCAACTTTAGAAACAAATAAGACTTGGGCAGTTGTCCCTTTACCTCCAAATAAATAG
- the LOC141666084 gene encoding protein EXECUTER 1, chloroplastic-like isoform X2 produces MGMEKDLCRVPAALEKKSCSLFCLTVDEEEEHQQSSDNVQEEYRAIDHLILDIAESMGKGKLRKNEDQSKFWPVVCNQALNRLPVLSGLTMFNKIMDAALSDPLTGLYTASNGYLITEVIQFTRKFGQWQENSEIQNYSETESDEENEEIKDPSEVEPCDFIEAVKLTGDPDVPAGQVVFRAKVGEKYKLPPRPALKKKFGAVARYNGKGRLTGF; encoded by the exons ATGGGAATGGAGAAAGATTTGTGTCGAGTACCAGCTGCGCTAGAGAAAAAAAGTTGCTCTTTGTTCTGTCTGAcagttgatgaagaagaagaacATCAACAGTCCAGTGACAATGTTCAAGAAGAGTATCGTGCCATAGACCATTTAATTCTTGATATTGCCGAAAGCATGGGCAAGGGGAAGCTTAGAAAG AATGAAGATCAAAGCAAATTCTGGCCAGTCGTGTGCAATCAAGCCTTAAATCGACTACCTGTATTATCTGGTTTAACAATGTTCAACAAGATTATGGATGCGGCTTTGTCAGATCCTTTAACCG GATTGTACACTGCCTCAAATGGTTACCTCATTACTGAAGTTATTCAGTTCACACGCAAGTTTGGGCAGTGGCAAGAAAATAGTGAAATACAAAATTATTCAGAGACTGAGTCTGACGAGGAAAATGAGGAAATAAAGGATCCTTCAGAGGTTGAGCCTTGCGATTTCATTGAAGCTGTGAAATTGACTGGCGATCCTGATGTGCCAGCTGGCCAG GTAGTATTCAGAGCAAAAGTTGGGGAAAAATATAAGCTTCCTCCCAGGCCTGCTTTAAAGAAGAAATTTGGAGCT GTTGCTCGCTACAACGGAAAGGGCAGACTAACTGGTTTTTAA
- the LOC141666084 gene encoding protein EXECUTER 1, chloroplastic-like isoform X1: protein MGMEKDLCRVPAALEKKSCSLFCLTVDEEEEHQQSSDNVQEEYRAIDHLILDIAESMGKGKLRKNEDQSKFWPVVCNQALNRLPVLSGLTMFNKIMDAALSDPLTGLYTASNGYLITEVIQFTRKFGQWQENSEIQNYSETESDEENEEIKDPSEVEPCDFIEAVKLTGDPDVPAGQVVFRAKVGEKYKLPPRPALKKKFGAVYCSICNSKYSKKFSIIFYHLR, encoded by the exons ATGGGAATGGAGAAAGATTTGTGTCGAGTACCAGCTGCGCTAGAGAAAAAAAGTTGCTCTTTGTTCTGTCTGAcagttgatgaagaagaagaacATCAACAGTCCAGTGACAATGTTCAAGAAGAGTATCGTGCCATAGACCATTTAATTCTTGATATTGCCGAAAGCATGGGCAAGGGGAAGCTTAGAAAG AATGAAGATCAAAGCAAATTCTGGCCAGTCGTGTGCAATCAAGCCTTAAATCGACTACCTGTATTATCTGGTTTAACAATGTTCAACAAGATTATGGATGCGGCTTTGTCAGATCCTTTAACCG GATTGTACACTGCCTCAAATGGTTACCTCATTACTGAAGTTATTCAGTTCACACGCAAGTTTGGGCAGTGGCAAGAAAATAGTGAAATACAAAATTATTCAGAGACTGAGTCTGACGAGGAAAATGAGGAAATAAAGGATCCTTCAGAGGTTGAGCCTTGCGATTTCATTGAAGCTGTGAAATTGACTGGCGATCCTGATGTGCCAGCTGGCCAG GTAGTATTCAGAGCAAAAGTTGGGGAAAAATATAAGCTTCCTCCCAGGCCTGCTTTAAAGAAGAAATTTGGAGCTGTATATTGTTCTATTTGCAACTCTAAGTATTCTAAAAAGTTCAGTATAATATTCTACCACCTACGTTAA